In a genomic window of Rhodothermales bacterium:
- a CDS encoding O-antigen ligase family protein, giving the protein MSSLLEKASSRRSPLEISAMVLIALSFFAFLVFGGEKVVLLLNGLCLAFGLVLVAYKYHWVMVGLWGLATQIMVEVVIWDYSNYVEPSISAGGGVDMLYGDPILFAMLTAMSIKVASGDLRARHVLLRENLWWTIFMGWMVFELARSMMLFGIVSPMGEFRTYFREILIVPYVIIFARSRHDQWRVFQILVGLSLSFIVIGLFRGAYVHNFAFHAYAKWLYQHGSLGLLWGTLAIYLMKQFGFWWRSNTLLAMLIGISMALTIIASHRSVWLAAIVSLFVLFLMGYFRMGTIMKLAFIAMTATILLGLVYEELDLFGYIQERMTALTAPSQDQTASWRFYLWMDAIEQSKAHFLEGKGLGNYFQLRSPTGSIVTAMLHNQYIQLHYQIGIIGLVLYLAFALQTYVRLRRTYVETLDPFYKMTALLSLVVLLGASAYYVAYDFEPFTWLFVSLGLAIAQNHAEEKEAARLYYRAYYAQNRM; this is encoded by the coding sequence ATGTCCAGCCTGCTTGAAAAAGCGTCAAGCCGGCGTTCGCCCCTGGAGATCAGCGCGATGGTGCTCATCGCGCTGTCGTTTTTTGCATTTCTGGTGTTCGGGGGTGAAAAAGTCGTCCTGCTCCTGAACGGACTCTGTCTGGCCTTCGGATTGGTACTCGTGGCCTATAAATACCACTGGGTCATGGTGGGGCTCTGGGGGCTCGCGACGCAGATCATGGTAGAAGTCGTGATCTGGGACTATTCGAACTATGTCGAGCCTTCGATCAGCGCCGGGGGCGGCGTCGACATGTTATATGGCGACCCGATTCTGTTCGCCATGCTTACGGCAATGTCCATCAAAGTGGCTTCCGGCGATCTACGGGCCCGCCATGTACTGTTAAGGGAGAACCTGTGGTGGACCATCTTCATGGGCTGGATGGTGTTCGAACTGGCTCGCTCGATGATGCTGTTTGGTATTGTCAGCCCCATGGGCGAATTCCGCACGTACTTCCGCGAAATCCTCATCGTGCCCTACGTGATCATCTTTGCCCGCAGCCGGCACGATCAATGGCGCGTGTTCCAGATCCTGGTGGGCCTGTCTCTTTCCTTCATCGTGATCGGTCTTTTCCGCGGCGCGTACGTCCACAACTTCGCCTTTCATGCCTACGCCAAGTGGCTCTATCAGCATGGCTCGCTCGGGCTATTGTGGGGTACACTGGCGATCTACCTCATGAAGCAATTCGGCTTCTGGTGGCGGAGTAACACGTTGCTTGCGATGCTGATCGGTATCTCGATGGCGCTGACCATCATCGCCAGCCATCGCTCGGTATGGCTGGCGGCCATCGTGTCATTGTTCGTGCTGTTCCTGATGGGGTATTTCCGGATGGGCACGATCATGAAACTGGCGTTTATCGCCATGACCGCGACGATCCTGCTGGGTCTCGTCTATGAAGAACTGGATCTCTTCGGCTATATCCAGGAGCGGATGACCGCGTTGACAGCCCCATCCCAGGATCAGACGGCGAGTTGGCGCTTCTATTTGTGGATGGACGCCATTGAGCAATCGAAGGCGCATTTTCTCGAAGGAAAAGGACTCGGCAATTACTTTCAGTTGCGGTCTCCGACCGGATCGATTGTAACAGCGATGCTCCACAATCAATATATTCAGCTTCACTACCAGATCGGGATTATCGGGCTGGTGCTTTACCTCGCTTTCGCGCTCCAAACGTACGTACGACTGCGTCGTACGTACGTGGAGACGCTCGACCCCTTTTACAAGATGACGGCCCTGTTGAGCCTGGTGGTACTGCTGGGCGCGTCGGCCTATTACGTGGCGTACGATTTTGAACCGTTTACCTGGTTATTCGTGAGCCTCGGACTTGCGATTGCGCAAAACCACGCGGAGGAGAAAGAGGCCGCGCGGTTGTATTATCGGGCTTATTATGCCCAGAACCGAATGTGA
- a CDS encoding sulfotransferase domain-containing protein has product MKQAFINSLPKSGTHLTAKCLKLMGYSERDHVGSAQVLNPGLASKLRRLSWLPVRQGYLVGIDTPVEISRRAVHRMLRRAPAHSFFTAHVGYATALLDAVVAHDVRPIVVFRDPRAVLVSFVHYVAERKEHVIHEEFASLTMEERFDAVLNGRRFRNAYLESLRTRCLALEGWLNSDDTVKIRFEDLVGNRGGGSDEIQRNTLQRLCDSLDIVNPPIDKVVEELFGPGRHTFRKGQVASWQEEIPESLMPAVTAKVGDIIERWGYHELYKELDTVSSS; this is encoded by the coding sequence ATGAAACAAGCGTTCATAAATTCACTCCCGAAGTCGGGCACACACCTTACGGCGAAATGCCTCAAACTGATGGGGTATTCCGAACGGGACCATGTGGGATCCGCCCAGGTGCTCAACCCGGGCCTGGCGAGCAAACTCCGCCGGCTATCGTGGTTGCCGGTGCGCCAGGGTTACCTCGTGGGGATCGACACACCGGTGGAGATTTCGCGCAGGGCGGTGCATCGGATGCTCCGCCGAGCGCCGGCTCATTCGTTTTTCACGGCGCACGTGGGCTACGCGACAGCCTTGCTGGATGCCGTAGTGGCCCACGACGTGCGGCCGATCGTTGTTTTTCGGGATCCGCGTGCGGTGCTGGTTTCGTTCGTCCATTATGTCGCCGAGCGTAAAGAGCACGTCATCCACGAGGAGTTTGCGAGCCTCACCATGGAGGAGCGGTTCGACGCCGTGTTAAACGGCCGGCGCTTCCGCAACGCCTACCTCGAATCGCTGCGAACCCGCTGCCTCGCCCTAGAAGGCTGGCTGAATTCGGACGATACCGTCAAAATCCGATTCGAAGACCTGGTGGGTAATCGCGGAGGCGGATCGGACGAGATCCAGCGCAACACGTTGCAGCGTCTGTGCGACAGCCTGGACATTGTGAATCCGCCTATCGACAAAGTGGTCGAGGAGCTGTTTGGCCCCGGTCGTCACACCTTCCGTAAAGGCCAGGTCGCCTCCTGGCAGGAAGAGATTCCCGAATCCCTCATGCCGGCCGTCACCGCGAAGGTAGGCGACATCATCGAGCGCTGGGGGTACCACGAGCTGTACAAGGAGCTCGATACCGTTTCATCCTCCTGA
- a CDS encoding flippase: MHIQARSGMAGDFLARLRGQGLVAQLVRGSSSGLVSRIAAAGVGFVSVGVLTNYLGIEHYGDYAYALAWLTMLATVGRLGFNKSAIRYLASYRASSDWPRIRGFILYCRRITYWISTAAALLVAGVLWLAWDPIAAYYGNERFLIAMMLALISLPLLSYLQVSEGVLDGFKKVAQSQIPLRIARPGLIALFTVMVYSWTTMGRTVSTSGATVMTVESAMIINLAATLMALLLAGVLVRRTLPAEVKTANPVFESRDWFITSRDMMWTSGFNLVIFEADQILLGLFSTTEDVGVFSVASRVAQLLIIALTATNAILYPMTADLFARKKMHELQRIVTLGANAVFFIAIALAVVLFVGSGYLELIFSEGFGASTPLLRVLIIGQIVNAFTGPALLLLNMTGHHRDSARILGFTAIINVVMNVGLIKLYGAMGAAVATSLSIILWNTIAAFVVWHRLKIVSTALYWPKKRGNTSE; encoded by the coding sequence ATGCACATCCAGGCTCGCTCGGGTATGGCGGGAGATTTTCTTGCGCGGCTCCGCGGCCAAGGACTGGTCGCCCAGCTCGTCCGTGGCTCTAGCAGCGGCCTCGTTTCGAGAATCGCTGCCGCCGGGGTCGGGTTCGTATCCGTCGGCGTGCTCACCAATTACCTGGGCATCGAGCACTACGGTGATTATGCGTACGCGCTCGCCTGGCTCACGATGCTGGCCACCGTAGGACGGCTCGGGTTCAATAAATCCGCGATTCGTTACCTCGCCTCGTATCGTGCTTCGTCGGACTGGCCTCGGATCCGCGGCTTCATCTTGTATTGCCGCAGGATCACCTACTGGATTTCGACGGCGGCGGCGCTGCTAGTGGCCGGCGTATTATGGCTCGCCTGGGATCCCATCGCTGCGTATTACGGCAACGAGCGATTTCTGATCGCCATGATGCTGGCGCTCATCTCCCTCCCCCTCCTCAGCTATTTACAGGTCAGTGAAGGCGTCCTGGATGGATTTAAAAAGGTCGCGCAATCTCAGATCCCCCTCCGCATCGCCCGTCCGGGGCTGATCGCCCTGTTTACGGTGATGGTCTATTCCTGGACGACGATGGGGCGCACCGTCAGCACCAGCGGAGCGACGGTCATGACGGTTGAATCCGCCATGATCATCAACCTCGCCGCGACGTTGATGGCCTTGCTCCTTGCCGGCGTGCTCGTACGCCGCACGCTGCCCGCAGAGGTCAAGACCGCTAATCCGGTGTTCGAATCCCGCGACTGGTTCATTACTTCGCGGGACATGATGTGGACATCCGGCTTCAACCTGGTGATCTTTGAGGCGGACCAGATTCTACTGGGCCTGTTTTCCACAACCGAGGATGTGGGCGTATTCAGCGTCGCCTCGCGTGTCGCCCAGTTACTCATTATCGCCCTCACGGCCACGAACGCCATTCTCTATCCGATGACAGCCGACCTCTTTGCGCGCAAGAAGATGCACGAGTTGCAGCGGATCGTGACGCTCGGCGCCAATGCGGTGTTTTTCATCGCGATTGCCCTGGCCGTCGTACTCTTCGTCGGCTCAGGCTATCTGGAGTTGATATTCTCGGAGGGATTCGGCGCCTCCACGCCGCTTTTACGCGTGTTGATCATCGGCCAGATCGTGAACGCGTTCACCGGGCCGGCGTTGTTGCTCCTCAATATGACCGGCCATCACCGGGATTCAGCTCGCATCCTCGGGTTCACGGCCATCATCAATGTCGTGATGAACGTAGGCCTGATCAAGCTGTACGGAGCGATGGGCGCCGCCGTCGCCACGTCGCTTTCCATCATCCTCTGGAACACGATTGCGGCCTTCGTCGTCTGGCATCGCTTAAAAATCGTATCGACTGCCCTCTACTGGCCCAAAAAACGGGGTAACACCAGTGAGTGA
- a CDS encoding sulfotransferase produces MSETERDPERETKPRTARDPVNDAAQKPVQPIFLLSLPRSGSTLLQRILAKHSAIDTAAEPWILLPLVSTMRSEGVYTNYDQNAVVDAIRDFYTAMPGGRATFTGALRDLALRLYTDRARPGARYFLDKTPRYHLILDEIFELFPDARFVFLWRNPLSVIASMLDTWHRGHWYLYFFKIDLYEGFERLMAAHEKYENRAFSIRYEDIISEPELSCKDLCRYLDIPFEPAMIDDFQSVDLGGEMGDPTGVKAYRSISDGSLDKWKQSLRNPIRKGWCQRYLTWLGERRLAALGYDLDELRTELHTIPFSMKRAGGDILRMTYGLVYQFLELRLLQDKLKRLPQLKRVHPHL; encoded by the coding sequence GTGAGTGAGACAGAGCGTGATCCAGAGCGTGAGACGAAGCCTAGGACAGCTCGTGATCCGGTCAACGACGCCGCGCAAAAGCCTGTCCAGCCCATCTTTCTGTTATCGCTCCCACGCAGTGGGTCGACGCTGCTGCAGCGCATCCTCGCCAAACACTCGGCCATCGACACGGCCGCGGAGCCGTGGATCCTGCTCCCGCTCGTCAGCACCATGCGCAGCGAGGGGGTCTACACGAACTACGATCAGAACGCCGTCGTCGACGCCATTCGGGACTTTTACACCGCGATGCCCGGCGGCCGCGCTACGTTCACCGGCGCCCTTCGCGATCTGGCCCTGCGGCTCTACACGGATCGAGCCCGCCCAGGGGCCCGGTATTTTCTCGACAAAACGCCCCGGTATCATCTCATCCTCGATGAGATTTTCGAACTCTTCCCGGACGCCCGCTTCGTCTTCCTCTGGCGGAACCCCCTCTCCGTCATCGCGTCCATGCTGGATACCTGGCACCGCGGTCACTGGTACCTCTACTTTTTCAAGATCGATCTCTACGAGGGATTCGAACGGCTCATGGCAGCCCATGAGAAGTATGAGAATAGGGCGTTCAGTATTCGTTACGAAGACATAATCTCCGAACCCGAACTATCTTGTAAGGACTTATGTAGGTACCTTGATATCCCCTTCGAGCCCGCCATGATCGACGATTTCCAAAGCGTCGACCTCGGCGGTGAGATGGGGGATCCGACGGGCGTCAAGGCGTACCGCTCCATCAGCGATGGCTCGCTGGATAAATGGAAGCAGTCGCTCCGGAATCCGATCCGCAAAGGATGGTGCCAACGGTACCTGACGTGGCTCGGCGAGCGCCGGCTCGCGGCACTTGGCTACGACCTTGATGAACTCCGTACCGAACTACACACGATCCCCTTTTCCATGAAACGAGCGGGCGGCGACATCCTCCGAATGACGTACGGCCTCGTGTATCAGTTTCTGGAATTGCGTTTACTCCAAGATAAACTCAAGCGTCTCCCCCAGCTGAAACGAGTTCATCCTCACCTGTAA
- a CDS encoding glycosyltransferase family 2 protein produces the protein MSATTRITAVLACHNRKPLTLKCLENYFAQMVDDTVALEAVVLDDGSSDGTSEAIAARFPRVRLLHGDGSLFWNGGMHRAFGEATATGSEYYLWLNDDTQLYPDTLGRFMKTVRQLEVAGYERNMIVGSVQDPASGALTYGGSVRSSTWHPLKFELVAPADHPLPCVIMHGNCVLIPDDVARLVGNLDRGFSHAIGDIDYSLRATEKGVSVWIAPGYAGTCATNPIDGSWLDTRLSLRERWRQVTGPKGLPPREWMYFARKYAGMMWPIYGSLPYVRMTLSAVTARFGHQKLRPIA, from the coding sequence ATGTCCGCAACAACCCGCATTACAGCCGTCCTGGCCTGCCACAACCGCAAGCCCCTGACGCTGAAATGCCTTGAGAACTATTTCGCCCAGATGGTCGATGACACCGTGGCGTTGGAGGCCGTCGTTCTGGACGATGGCAGTTCCGATGGCACGAGCGAAGCGATTGCCGCGCGCTTTCCCCGGGTGCGGTTGCTCCATGGGGATGGATCGCTCTTCTGGAATGGCGGGATGCATCGGGCGTTTGGAGAGGCCACGGCCACTGGCTCGGAGTATTACCTGTGGCTCAACGACGATACCCAGCTCTATCCGGACACCCTCGGTCGGTTCATGAAAACCGTTCGCCAACTGGAGGTGGCCGGGTACGAGCGCAACATGATCGTCGGCTCGGTTCAGGACCCTGCGAGCGGCGCATTGACGTACGGAGGCTCCGTGCGGAGCAGCACCTGGCACCCCCTGAAATTCGAACTCGTCGCCCCGGCGGATCATCCCTTGCCGTGTGTGATCATGCACGGAAATTGTGTGCTGATCCCGGACGACGTGGCGCGGCTGGTCGGTAATCTCGATCGTGGGTTTTCTCACGCTATCGGGGATATTGACTACTCGCTGCGCGCCACCGAAAAGGGTGTTTCCGTGTGGATCGCCCCCGGGTACGCCGGCACGTGTGCGACGAACCCGATCGATGGCAGCTGGCTCGACACGCGGCTTTCGCTGCGCGAGCGCTGGCGCCAGGTGACAGGCCCCAAAGGCCTTCCGCCCCGTGAGTGGATGTACTTTGCGCGGAAATATGCCGGCATGATGTGGCCTATCTACGGGTCGCTGCCGTATGTACGCATGACCCTGTCCGCCGTGACGGCACGGTTCGGGCACCAGAAATTACGACCCATCGCGTGA
- a CDS encoding glycosyltransferase family 2 protein, with protein MVYVVTPVFNRKAITQRFLACLQQQDYRDIRAVIVDDGSTDGTSDMIRAEFPEVTIVTGDGNLWWTGGTNAGLRHVLAEARADDFVLIINDDLEFDAAYVGRLVAFAQAHPRTLVGSVVIDIETPDTIWDGGRITNWFTAKDRVLHVGRRLSEFSPGHAVEVSQLTGRGMLAPVGVFNEVGLYDEVHFKHRGDTEFPVRACRRGYKQVVAYDASVRSHVHKTYEFDVKDVYRLGDIKRYFFDFRSSFWVKFRFYFALKTATSPLQFVSFFTCDMVRVTVHFLKRLRLSA; from the coding sequence ATGGTTTACGTCGTTACCCCGGTCTTCAACCGAAAAGCCATCACCCAGCGATTCCTGGCCTGTCTGCAGCAGCAGGACTATCGCGACATCCGCGCCGTCATCGTAGACGACGGGTCGACTGATGGGACGTCTGACATGATCCGGGCCGAATTTCCAGAAGTCACTATTGTGACCGGCGACGGCAATCTTTGGTGGACCGGGGGCACCAACGCCGGCCTTCGCCATGTCCTGGCGGAAGCCCGCGCGGATGACTTCGTGCTGATCATCAACGACGACCTGGAGTTCGACGCCGCCTACGTGGGCCGGCTGGTCGCCTTCGCCCAGGCGCATCCGCGCACCCTGGTAGGATCCGTGGTGATCGACATCGAAACGCCGGACACCATCTGGGACGGCGGCCGCATCACCAACTGGTTCACGGCCAAGGACCGGGTGCTGCATGTAGGCCGGCGATTGTCTGAATTCTCACCGGGTCATGCCGTAGAAGTCTCCCAGCTCACGGGCCGGGGCATGCTCGCGCCGGTAGGCGTATTTAATGAAGTAGGGTTGTATGACGAGGTGCATTTCAAGCACCGGGGCGACACTGAATTCCCCGTGCGCGCGTGCCGGCGTGGGTACAAGCAGGTGGTCGCCTACGACGCGTCCGTGCGTAGCCACGTACATAAAACCTATGAGTTCGACGTCAAGGACGTATATCGATTGGGCGACATCAAACGCTATTTCTTCGACTTTCGCTCGTCGTTTTGGGTCAAGTTTCGCTTCTACTTTGCGCTCAAAACCGCTACCTCGCCGCTGCAATTCGTCTCATTTTTTACGTGCGACATGGTCCGCGTAACGGTACACTTTCTGAAACGTCTGCGATTGAGCGCTTGA
- a CDS encoding glycosyltransferase → MKRNKSRKERCLFIVWKGYQRRAEVLAPLFDAEIKWVPHLFRSKRLRPLDYLYKLVVTIFHILRKRPSYAIVQAPPHYAALPAILCRLPYILDAHNGVFQSYWHKLPLFNRVMRRAQAVLVHNPEVLALFHGDYPEKPFFVVADPLQRIEAPNAVREASKILFICSFDPDEPVETIADVIARVPEYTFVITADLKKLPTALRQRIEGYPNVLLTGFLSTGDYHRMLCTSTAAIALTNMVATQQSGACEALSSDTPLIASRSSLSEKLFGEWATLVENTPDAIVAGIRSLDTAPLHLEAYRTAWNQQVRAGVISVLEEVLHVPAGDSAPDVREQHLTS, encoded by the coding sequence ATGAAAAGAAATAAATCGCGCAAGGAGCGGTGTCTATTCATCGTGTGGAAAGGGTATCAGCGCCGCGCCGAGGTTCTGGCGCCGTTGTTTGATGCCGAAATCAAGTGGGTACCCCATCTTTTCCGGAGCAAGCGTCTGCGGCCGCTCGACTATCTCTACAAACTCGTCGTCACCATCTTCCATATCCTGCGCAAGCGCCCCAGTTATGCGATTGTCCAGGCGCCACCGCATTATGCCGCCCTGCCCGCCATCCTGTGCCGGTTGCCTTACATCCTGGATGCACACAACGGAGTGTTCCAGTCCTACTGGCATAAACTCCCCCTCTTTAATCGAGTGATGCGCCGCGCCCAGGCCGTGCTGGTGCACAACCCCGAAGTGTTGGCTCTCTTTCATGGCGATTACCCGGAGAAGCCTTTTTTTGTCGTCGCCGACCCGCTTCAGCGCATCGAGGCGCCGAACGCGGTGCGTGAGGCCAGTAAGATACTCTTCATCTGCTCGTTCGACCCGGATGAACCCGTCGAGACCATTGCCGATGTCATCGCCCGGGTGCCAGAGTACACGTTTGTCATCACGGCCGATCTAAAAAAGTTGCCCACGGCGTTACGTCAGCGGATAGAAGGGTATCCCAACGTCCTTCTCACCGGTTTCCTCAGCACCGGCGACTACCACCGGATGTTGTGCACCAGCACCGCCGCCATCGCGCTCACGAACATGGTGGCCACCCAGCAATCCGGGGCCTGCGAGGCTCTTTCGTCCGACACCCCGCTCATTGCCAGCCGCTCCAGCCTCTCCGAGAAGCTTTTTGGCGAGTGGGCGACGCTGGTTGAAAACACGCCCGACGCGATCGTCGCCGGCATCCGGAGTCTCGATACAGCGCCGCTACATCTCGAAGCCTATCGCACGGCGTGGAATCAACAGGTCCGTGCGGGCGTGATCTCTGTTCTGGAGGAGGTGTTACATGTCCCGGCGGGAGATTCGGCGCCTGACGTGCGCGAACAGCATCTCACTTCGTGA
- a CDS encoding right-handed parallel beta-helix repeat-containing protein, which yields MTIVYSLILVPPALAQQCYLQQDCGPGSMCGANGICRPVRDVLTAGGGVIHWVDAANGSNSNPGTEGAPWATVVYAAQHTSVQPGDAILIREGTYYGEIIPARGGTSGNRIAYAGYPGERVAISGAVPLSGAWTLDASQIWKMTWTLPPLWVRRVNDGVPQDDDARRRDVLIADDQMLKAVYTRADVVEGTFFLEGSPANPTRMYAWLPGGINPNNARMETSRTNNLFTPSGSEANCNVGEIRGYFHFVNLIFRHTANDGLTGALCVGSQGSLVENVTAEWNNGAGIFMRGDDHIARGVYAFSNGMSGVRGEYCDRCLLEYAESRYNNWKGYKPFWESGGGKWLYTTNSTFRHLNFSDNEGPGLWLDTENYGNTIERSVFDNNYGVNVFLELLTNDTIVRNNVMTRARFARPAFYGYGLLVHAANDNMILHNTMLANEGGAMRIRADYRGKSTGNRYYNNLFVANTLIEHGTERRSSELSFEEHVTVDDARSNTGDGNVMWHRSYASQEYNTFQFRPASGVNVVHSSNLKDWQNAALTDYNSIVVDLSKAHVVDTTDMVKGWRLADGSQIIGKGVALPSDMPPLLADFDGDPRPVKGSDPGADQFSSDAPDNTTAGVPGDASGNGLVTALDASLVLQHASGLLNLGAQLVADASGDGAITAFDASLILKFITGYISCFPVAPECQSAGKQSL from the coding sequence TTGACGATAGTTTACTCCCTGATCCTTGTCCCACCCGCGCTCGCCCAGCAATGTTATTTGCAGCAGGACTGCGGACCCGGCTCGATGTGTGGCGCCAACGGCATCTGCCGGCCCGTACGTGATGTACTCACCGCCGGCGGCGGGGTCATCCACTGGGTAGATGCCGCGAATGGCAGCAACAGCAACCCCGGCACGGAAGGCGCCCCCTGGGCGACCGTCGTTTACGCCGCCCAACATACCAGCGTGCAACCCGGCGACGCGATCCTCATCCGTGAGGGTACCTATTATGGCGAAATCATCCCGGCGCGCGGCGGTACATCGGGCAACCGCATCGCCTATGCGGGATATCCCGGCGAACGCGTGGCGATATCTGGAGCCGTACCCCTCTCAGGCGCCTGGACCCTGGACGCCAGCCAGATATGGAAGATGACCTGGACCCTGCCGCCGCTCTGGGTGCGCCGTGTAAACGATGGTGTGCCCCAGGACGACGACGCGCGCCGGCGCGACGTCCTCATCGCCGACGACCAGATGCTCAAGGCCGTTTACACACGCGCCGATGTTGTGGAAGGCACCTTCTTTCTCGAAGGATCGCCGGCGAACCCCACCCGGATGTATGCCTGGCTGCCCGGCGGGATAAATCCAAATAACGCCCGGATGGAGACCAGTCGCACGAACAACCTGTTCACACCCTCCGGCAGTGAAGCCAACTGCAATGTGGGCGAAATTCGTGGCTACTTCCATTTCGTCAACCTGATCTTCCGGCATACCGCGAACGATGGACTCACCGGCGCATTGTGTGTCGGTAGCCAGGGGTCGCTGGTCGAGAACGTGACGGCAGAGTGGAACAACGGCGCCGGCATTTTCATGCGTGGCGACGACCACATCGCCCGTGGTGTGTACGCCTTCAGCAACGGCATGAGCGGTGTCCGAGGCGAATATTGCGATCGATGCTTGCTCGAGTATGCAGAGAGCCGATACAACAATTGGAAGGGATACAAACCCTTCTGGGAGTCAGGCGGCGGAAAGTGGCTTTATACGACGAACTCCACATTCCGCCACCTCAACTTTTCAGACAATGAAGGCCCCGGCCTCTGGCTGGACACCGAGAACTACGGCAATACGATCGAACGCAGCGTGTTCGACAACAACTACGGGGTCAATGTATTTCTGGAACTGCTCACAAACGACACCATCGTCCGCAACAACGTGATGACCCGCGCCCGGTTCGCGCGTCCAGCCTTCTACGGATATGGCCTGCTGGTGCATGCCGCGAACGACAATATGATCCTGCACAACACCATGCTGGCGAATGAAGGGGGCGCGATGCGGATTCGGGCGGACTACCGGGGCAAGTCGACCGGAAACCGATACTACAACAACCTGTTTGTCGCCAACACACTCATTGAGCATGGCACCGAACGGCGATCCAGTGAGCTGTCGTTTGAAGAACACGTCACTGTTGACGATGCACGCAGTAACACGGGTGACGGCAATGTCATGTGGCACCGCAGCTATGCGTCACAAGAGTATAATACGTTCCAGTTCCGGCCGGCCAGTGGCGTGAACGTCGTCCACTCCTCCAACTTGAAAGACTGGCAGAACGCGGCGCTGACCGACTACAATTCCATCGTGGTGGACCTTTCAAAAGCGCATGTCGTTGACACCACCGACATGGTTAAGGGTTGGCGCCTGGCCGACGGTTCGCAGATCATAGGCAAGGGAGTTGCATTGCCTTCGGATATGCCGCCCTTGCTCGCCGATTTCGACGGCGACCCTCGCCCTGTCAAAGGCTCCGACCCTGGCGCGGATCAATTCAGTAGTGACGCACCGGACAATACGACGGCCGGCGTGCCGGGGGATGCCTCGGGCAACGGCCTGGTTACGGCGCTAGACGCCTCTCTGGTGCTCCAGCATGCCAGTGGCCTGCTCAATCTGGGGGCTCAACTCGTTGCCGACGCCAGCGGAGACGGCGCCATCACGGCCTTTGATGCTTCATTGATCCTAAAATTTATAACCGGCTATATTTCCTGTTTCCCGGTCGCCCCGGAATGCCAGTCCGCGGGGAAGCAATCGCTTTGA